A single window of Sphingobacteriales bacterium DNA harbors:
- a CDS encoding lipocalin family protein codes for MKSILIITMTLLIGLNCYAQNPVGKWKKISVVSSYKGETFDSHKALLTQRPCAAKIIYKINADGTYRLDASGSGCDDSYKKIQEKLWSETKWKLDGNKMNIYVIDPSLGDIYTVTFSGNKMIWKNEYDVITYQKL; via the coding sequence ATGAAATCAATTCTCATTATTACAATGACATTGCTCATTGGATTAAATTGCTACGCACAAAATCCAGTTGGCAAATGGAAAAAAATATCAGTTGTTTCTTCTTATAAAGGTGAAACTTTCGATTCTCACAAAGCATTGCTTACACAACGACCTTGTGCTGCAAAAATTATCTATAAAATTAATGCCGATGGCACTTACAGATTAGATGCATCAGGCAGTGGTTGCGATGATAGCTACAAGAAAATACAAGAAAAACTTTGGAGTGAAACCAAATGGAAATTGGATGGCAATAAGATGAATATTTATGTTATTGACCCAAGCTTAGGCGATATTTATACTGTTACTTTTTCTGGAAATAAAATGATATGGAAAAATGAATACGATGTCATTACTTATCAAAAATTATAA
- a CDS encoding glycosyltransferase, protein MSKINTLFLSYDGMTDALGQSQVLPYLVGLSKQYNITLISFEKKENFEKNKNTIQKIVDDNNITWLPLNYTKKPPVLSTLYDVYRLKKIVYKLIEGKNIKIIHCRSYITALIGLSAKQKFGTKFIFDMRGFWADERVDGKLWNIENPIFKRIYQYFKKKEIQFLQNADYTISLTQNAKDEILSWKEFKNNTIPIQVIPCCVDTNLFDINKISKENIHNWKNKLGIQENDFVLSYLGSVGTWYMLDEMMQFFVQLKNILPQAKFLFINKDEQQRITEAATKLNIQDSIIIQAGNRNEVPELLSLSKLSIFFILPSYSKKASSPTKQGELMAMQIPIVCNAGVGDTDFIVKKYHSGFVIENFMFDDTIQKITNNNLENIFNLSEIRQGSIAYFSLKKGIDKYLEAYKYVL, encoded by the coding sequence ATGAGTAAAATAAACACACTCTTTCTTTCTTACGACGGCATGACTGATGCATTAGGACAATCACAAGTATTACCATACTTAGTTGGATTGAGTAAGCAATATAATATTACACTCATTAGTTTCGAGAAAAAAGAAAATTTTGAGAAAAATAAAAATACCATCCAAAAAATAGTAGATGATAACAACATCACATGGTTGCCATTAAATTATACAAAAAAACCACCAGTACTTTCTACACTTTATGATGTATATAGATTAAAAAAAATAGTATATAAATTAATTGAAGGAAAAAATATTAAAATCATACACTGTAGAAGCTATATTACAGCATTAATTGGACTAAGTGCAAAACAAAAATTTGGTACTAAATTTATTTTTGATATGCGCGGATTTTGGGCAGATGAGCGTGTAGATGGGAAACTTTGGAATATAGAAAATCCAATATTCAAAAGAATTTATCAATATTTTAAAAAGAAAGAAATTCAGTTTTTGCAAAATGCAGATTATACAATCAGTTTAACACAGAATGCCAAAGACGAAATTCTATCTTGGAAAGAATTTAAAAACAATACAATTCCTATTCAAGTTATTCCATGTTGTGTCGATACTAACTTATTTGACATAAATAAAATTTCAAAAGAAAATATACACAACTGGAAAAATAAATTAGGCATACAAGAAAATGATTTTGTATTAAGTTATTTAGGCTCAGTAGGCACTTGGTACATGCTAGATGAGATGATGCAATTCTTTGTACAACTAAAAAATATATTGCCACAAGCTAAATTTTTATTTATTAATAAAGATGAACAACAGCGCATTACTGAAGCAGCAACAAAGCTAAACATTCAAGACAGTATAATAATACAAGCAGGCAATAGAAACGAAGTGCCAGAATTATTAAGCCTAAGCAAACTATCAATATTTTTTATACTACCAAGTTATTCCAAAAAAGCATCTTCGCCAACCAAACAAGGAGAACTAATGGCAATGCAAATACCAATTGTGTGCAATGCAGGCGTTGGCGATACAGATTTTATTGTAAAAAAATACCACTCAGGTTTTGTAATAGAAAATTTTATGTTTGATGATACCATCCAAAAAATCACAAACAACAATCTAGAAAATATATTTAATCTATCAGAAATTAGACAAGGCTCAATAGCCTATTTTTCTCTCAAAAAAGGAATTGATAAGTACTTAGAAGCATATAAATATGTATTATAA
- a CDS encoding glycosyltransferase family 2 protein, which produces MDETFISIVVPTYNRAHLIAETIQSLAEINYKNYEIIIVDDGSTDNTEEVISQFLNEKVTYHKKIMQKEQQQEITEQI; this is translated from the coding sequence ATGGATGAGACATTCATAAGCATAGTAGTTCCAACATATAACAGAGCTCATTTAATTGCAGAGACTATTCAATCTTTAGCAGAAATAAATTATAAAAATTACGAGATTATTATTGTTGATGATGGAAGTACAGATAATACTGAAGAAGTAATCAGTCAATTTTTAAATGAGAAAGTTACCTACCACAAAAAAATAATGCAGAAAGAGCAGCAGCAAGAAATTACGGAGCAAATTTAG
- a CDS encoding acyltransferase: MMQGKKIHFNGLNEPRAIAALCVVFHHLEQYNSQIDVINLFGVNGVSYFIINLGKNAVYLFFVLSGFLITYLLLLEKETKNKINIRNFYLRRIFRIWPLYYIILIISFLFIPFIVNVTNFFNTETYYIKLINSSEPYSFRSIIVYFLLLSNLGIPVVGAAQTWSISVEEQFYLIWPNIVNFTKTETLIPTPLLLPTLLTLYKAYNLPFTKYLIYFPIEIMSVGGFFAYIKYYFNDRIIIIFKNNYLFLLSIFLVLLIVFFKCNPPLRAMVFSILIPPTIEDRRANLRSKLLSRLGLISYGTYMHHPLRTFLPPAINNHLFRSNVAPYKIGFYTLTLIPTLVISYPSYKHIELKLLKIKDKRFS; the protein is encoded by the coding sequence ATGATGCAAGGTAAGAAGATACATTTCAATGGATTAAATGAGCCTAGAGCGATAGCTGCTTTATGTGTCGTATTTCATCACTTAGAACAATATAATTCACAAATTGATGTTATAAACTTATTTGGTGTAAATGGAGTTAGTTATTTTATTATTAATCTTGGTAAAAATGCAGTATATCTTTTTTTTGTATTAAGCGGTTTCTTAATTACATATTTGTTGCTTTTAGAAAAAGAAACAAAAAATAAAATAAATATTAGAAACTTCTATCTAAGAAGGATTTTTAGAATTTGGCCTTTGTATTACATTATCTTAATAATTTCATTCCTCTTTATTCCATTTATAGTTAATGTTACAAATTTTTTTAATACAGAAACATATTATATTAAATTAATAAACTCATCAGAGCCATATAGTTTTAGGAGTATTATTGTGTATTTTCTTTTGTTATCAAATTTAGGAATTCCTGTTGTTGGAGCTGCACAAACATGGTCAATTAGTGTAGAGGAACAGTTTTATTTGATTTGGCCAAATATTGTTAATTTTACCAAAACAGAAACCCTCATACCCACCCCACTCCTTCTTCCAACATTATTAACATTATATAAAGCATATAATCTGCCTTTTACAAAATACCTTATTTATTTTCCTATAGAAATTATGAGCGTTGGCGGTTTCTTTGCATATATAAAATATTATTTTAATGATAGGATAATAATAATATTTAAGAATAATTATTTATTTCTACTGTCAATTTTTTTAGTGTTATTAATCGTATTCTTCAAATGCAATCCACCACTAAGAGCAATGGTTTTCAGTATACTTATACCACCCACAATCGAAGATAGAAGAGCAAATCTAAGAAGTAAATTATTAAGTAGACTTGGGTTGATATCCTACGGAACCTATATGCATCACCCATTGCGTACGTTCTTGCCACCTGCAATAAACAATCATTTATTTAGATCAAATGTTGCACCATATAAGATTGGATTTTACACCCTGACACTCATCCCCACATTGGTAATTAGTTACCCTTCATACAAGCATATTGAATTAAAGTTATTAAAAATAAAAGACAAAAGATTTTCTTGA
- the asnB gene encoding asparagine synthase (glutamine-hydrolyzing), which produces MCGIVGYISKTQVDKDSFVSAANTILHRGPNATGFYYNQNNTIAFAHQRLSILDLNEVANQPMYSACKRYIIIYNGEVYNFNDIKNKYQITTTTTSDTEIILEAYIKIGTSIFEELNGMFAFAIYDTVENKIVLARDRLGIKPLFYYHDDNTFAFASELKAIKKLYNNLEINKSVIPYFLQLGFIPQPHTIYKNVYKFPTGSFTEIDLSNIGALKFNSYWTIEQELKQTNITDFNTAKSKLKETLFESVEQQLVADVPLGTFLSGGIDSSLVTAIASKIKKDKINTFSIGFDYNKFDESQYALEVATHLQTQHHPFQVKEKDALEQLHNIIDVYDEPYADSSCFPSLLVSQLAKKYVTVALSGDGGDELFYGYGAYIWAKRLHKFPFNILHQPIYKLTQLSNDNRIKRAGNLFNYKNRRHLNSHVFSQEQYFFSENELNNLLVHSDYNNDTINLGKTLLDNNSLSATEQQAVWDLQFYLKDDLLVKMDRASMQHALEVRVPLLDNRMINIAYQMPEEFKINNGIQKYILKEVLYDFVPKQIFDRPKQGFAIPLIKWLKNEWHFLIEKYLNNTIIEKYNLVQTSSVSQLINRFNKGEDYLYNRLWVLILLHWWLEKNNAS; this is translated from the coding sequence ATGTGTGGCATTGTAGGTTATATTAGCAAAACTCAAGTTGACAAAGATTCTTTTGTAAGTGCTGCAAATACTATTCTTCATCGTGGTCCAAATGCTACTGGATTTTACTATAACCAAAACAATACAATTGCCTTTGCTCATCAACGTTTGTCTATTTTAGACTTAAATGAGGTTGCCAACCAACCAATGTATTCAGCATGTAAAAGATATATAATCATTTACAATGGAGAAGTCTACAATTTTAATGATATTAAAAATAAATATCAGATTACTACCACAACAACTTCTGATACTGAAATTATCTTAGAAGCATATATAAAAATAGGAACATCAATTTTTGAAGAACTCAATGGTATGTTTGCCTTTGCAATTTATGATACTGTTGAAAATAAAATTGTCTTAGCAAGAGATAGATTAGGCATTAAACCACTTTTTTATTACCATGATGATAATACATTTGCTTTTGCTTCAGAATTAAAAGCGATTAAAAAATTATATAATAATCTAGAAATCAATAAAAGTGTAATTCCATATTTTCTACAATTAGGATTTATTCCACAACCACATACCATTTACAAAAATGTATATAAATTTCCAACAGGTAGTTTTACAGAAATAGATTTAAGTAATATTGGTGCATTAAAATTTAATTCTTATTGGACTATAGAGCAAGAATTAAAGCAAACAAATATAACAGACTTCAATACAGCAAAATCAAAATTAAAAGAAACTTTATTTGAGAGTGTTGAACAACAATTGGTAGCTGATGTTCCATTGGGTACTTTTTTGAGTGGAGGCATCGATTCGAGTTTAGTAACAGCCATAGCATCAAAAATAAAAAAGGATAAAATAAACACTTTTAGTATTGGTTTTGATTACAATAAATTCGACGAAAGTCAGTATGCGCTAGAAGTTGCCACACATTTGCAAACACAACATCATCCATTCCAAGTAAAAGAAAAAGATGCTTTAGAGCAGCTACACAATATTATTGATGTGTACGATGAACCTTACGCTGATTCATCTTGTTTTCCTTCTTTGTTGGTTTCGCAATTAGCAAAAAAATACGTTACAGTAGCATTGTCTGGCGATGGTGGCGACGAATTATTTTACGGTTATGGTGCATACATTTGGGCAAAAAGGTTACACAAATTTCCATTCAATATTTTGCATCAGCCAATATATAAACTTACACAACTAAGTAATGACAATAGAATAAAAAGAGCAGGAAACCTATTTAACTACAAAAATAGACGTCACCTAAATAGCCATGTTTTTTCTCAAGAGCAATATTTCTTTTCAGAAAATGAATTAAATAATTTATTAGTTCATTCAGATTATAATAATGATACAATTAATTTAGGAAAAACACTTTTAGACAATAATTCACTTTCTGCTACAGAACAACAAGCTGTTTGGGACTTGCAGTTTTATTTGAAAGATGATTTATTAGTGAAAATGGACAGAGCAAGTATGCAACATGCATTAGAAGTTAGAGTACCATTGTTAGATAATAGAATGATCAATATTGCATATCAAATGCCTGAAGAGTTTAAAATTAATAATGGAATTCAAAAATATATTTTGAAAGAAGTTTTATATGATTTTGTGCCAAAACAAATTTTTGATAGACCAAAACAAGGATTTGCGATTCCATTAATTAAATGGTTGAAAAATGAATGGCATTTTTTAATTGAAAAATACCTAAATAATACAATAATTGAAAAGTATAATCTAGTACAAACTTCTTCAGTTAGTCAATTAATCAATAGATTTAATAAAGGCGAAGATTATTTGTACAATAGACTTTGGGTTTTAATTTTACTACATTGGTGGTTAGAAAAAAATAACGCATCATGA
- a CDS encoding glycosyltransferase family 4 protein, whose protein sequence is MTHITYIISHIDKALEFEWLIERIDNKQFQLSFISINDTSDTALHRFCEQHQIPFYHIPYYSKKDVLSAIKNVYQILKKTKPNIVHAHLFEGGLIGITAAWLARTKHRIYTRHYSNYHHKYAPSGVKFDKWVNNKSTHIIAITQMVKDILVQQENVSEQKITIIHHGYPIDSFLSCSEERIANVKSNHQIPTNKRIIGVISRFTFWKGVQNIIPAFQKLYENDKNIHLVLANANGDYKNEIHELLQKLPKEAYTEISFEQDNVALFHSFDIFVHCPIDEYSEAFGQIYIEALLCQVPSIFTKSGIGSEIAKDKETCLVVPYQNSEAITEAIQALLTDEKLCNHLKINGLEIAKNFTIENKVKAIEKIYSI, encoded by the coding sequence TTGACACACATCACTTATATTATATCACACATAGATAAAGCACTCGAATTTGAATGGCTAATTGAAAGAATTGATAATAAACAATTTCAGCTTTCTTTCATTTCTATTAATGATACTTCAGATACAGCATTACATCGTTTCTGTGAGCAACATCAAATTCCATTCTATCACATTCCTTATTATAGTAAAAAAGATGTGCTTTCTGCCATCAAAAATGTATATCAAATTCTAAAAAAGACAAAGCCAAATATTGTTCATGCACATCTTTTTGAAGGTGGATTAATTGGAATCACGGCTGCTTGGTTAGCAAGAACTAAACATAGAATCTATACCAGACATTATTCTAATTATCATCATAAATATGCACCAAGTGGCGTTAAATTCGATAAATGGGTAAATAATAAATCAACACATATTATTGCCATTACACAAATGGTAAAAGATATCTTAGTGCAACAAGAAAATGTATCTGAACAAAAAATTACTATTATTCATCATGGTTATCCAATAGATAGTTTTTTGTCATGTTCTGAAGAAAGAATAGCTAATGTAAAATCAAACCATCAAATTCCAACTAATAAAAGAATAATTGGCGTTATTTCTAGATTTACATTTTGGAAAGGTGTACAAAATATTATTCCAGCATTTCAAAAGTTATATGAAAATGATAAAAACATACACTTAGTTCTCGCAAATGCAAATGGAGATTATAAAAATGAAATACATGAACTATTGCAAAAACTACCAAAAGAAGCATACACAGAAATCTCTTTCGAACAAGATAATGTAGCACTGTTTCATAGTTTTGATATTTTCGTACATTGCCCAATTGATGAGTATTCTGAAGCATTTGGACAAATTTATATCGAAGCATTACTCTGCCAAGTACCATCTATCTTTACAAAATCAGGTATTGGATCTGAAATTGCAAAAGATAAAGAAACATGTTTAGTTGTACCATATCAAAATAGCGAAGCAATCACTGAAGCAATACAAGCACTTCTAACTGACGAGAAATTGTGCAATCATTTAAAAATAAATGGCTTAGAAATTGCTAAAAATTTCACTATCGAAAACAAAGTTAAAGCAATAGAGAAGATTTATTCCATATAA
- a CDS encoding cellulase family glycosylhydrolase, with amino-acid sequence MKNLFYLFLIIGVYACDKDLNLPKIIDNPTITVNGKYIIAPCGDTIIPKGVNYAVYNWGWDTLENLFPEIAKTGANTVRIVWYANSDGIAYNNLAFLDSALSRCIQHKMIPILELHDQTCLDNKDAIIETCNWFTRSDVKPILIKHKKWLMLNPVNEAGKVLWNNNDEIRFRTMYETIINNLRYAGLDMPLVLDASDCGQHLYIWRNIGEELLGKDPKNNLIFSAHTYWSSYAQIYGGNVISILNDAANWNIPILLGEIANKQDDNEGNCTLNLDILVTMQVANINNIGYLAWIWTHDNCYERQMTTNGNFNTLTDYGNTIVNTPSMGIKFAKKPSCW; translated from the coding sequence ATGAAAAATCTATTTTATTTATTCTTAATCATTGGCGTTTATGCTTGTGACAAAGATTTAAACTTACCAAAAATTATAGACAATCCAACAATTACAGTAAATGGCAAATACATTATTGCGCCTTGTGGAGACACAATTATACCAAAAGGAGTAAACTATGCTGTCTATAATTGGGGATGGGATACTTTGGAAAATCTTTTCCCAGAAATTGCAAAAACAGGAGCAAATACAGTGCGAATTGTATGGTATGCGAATAGTGATGGTATAGCGTATAATAATTTAGCATTTTTAGATTCTGCTTTATCTCGATGTATCCAACATAAAATGATTCCCATATTAGAATTACACGACCAAACATGTTTAGATAATAAAGATGCAATTATTGAAACATGTAATTGGTTCACACGAAGTGATGTAAAACCTATTTTAATTAAGCATAAAAAGTGGTTAATGTTAAATCCAGTAAATGAAGCTGGCAAAGTATTGTGGAACAACAACGATGAAATTAGATTTAGAACTATGTATGAAACCATCATTAATAATCTACGTTATGCTGGCTTAGATATGCCATTAGTTTTAGATGCGTCAGATTGTGGACAGCATTTGTATATATGGAGAAATATCGGAGAAGAACTTCTAGGCAAGGATCCAAAAAACAACCTTATTTTTTCAGCGCATACTTATTGGTCATCTTATGCGCAAATATATGGTGGAAATGTTATTTCAATTCTAAATGATGCTGCCAACTGGAACATTCCTATACTCTTAGGAGAAATTGCCAATAAGCAAGATGACAATGAAGGTAACTGTACATTAAACTTAGATATACTTGTAACAATGCAAGTAGCAAATATTAATAATATTGGATACTTAGCATGGATTTGGACACATGACAATTGTTATGAAAGACAGATGACCACCAATGGCAACTTTAATACACTTACTGATTACGGAAATACAATAGTAAATACACCTAGTATGGGAATAAAATTTGCCAAAAAACCAAGTTGTTGGTAG
- a CDS encoding HAD family hydrolase, translating into MIEYILFDVAGTLLYKPKLYKNIQDTLSQFGYQVTLEEIKFKHKLLSEIIHFPDRTSKDFYLNFNTTLLELFGIIPTNEIVDAVFSNCTYLDWEKFDDTEILKSLNVPLGIASNFNTTLNEKLQNNFGNIFSDIIVSEDVGSAKPSTEFYQAVLKKIDIDPKKILYIGDSLKLDIQPTIKLNFNSLLIDRDNFYPASKYKIANLQQIVDFL; encoded by the coding sequence ATGATAGAATATATATTATTTGATGTGGCTGGCACATTGTTGTATAAGCCAAAATTGTACAAGAATATACAAGATACCTTATCACAATTTGGTTATCAAGTTACTCTAGAAGAAATTAAATTTAAACATAAATTACTATCAGAAATAATCCATTTTCCTGATAGAACTTCAAAAGATTTTTATTTAAATTTTAATACAACATTATTAGAATTATTTGGAATTATACCAACAAACGAAATTGTAGATGCAGTTTTTAGTAATTGCACATATTTAGATTGGGAAAAATTTGATGATACAGAGATACTAAAATCACTAAATGTACCATTAGGAATTGCTTCAAATTTTAATACTACACTTAATGAAAAACTACAGAATAATTTTGGAAATATTTTTTCTGATATTATTGTTTCAGAAGATGTGGGTAGTGCAAAGCCATCAACAGAATTTTACCAAGCAGTGCTTAAAAAAATAGATATTGACCCAAAAAAAATATTATATATTGGAGATTCACTTAAGCTTGATATTCAACCAACAATTAAACTAAATTTTAATAGTTTATTGATAGATAGAGATAATTTCTATCCAGCTTCAAAATATAAAATTGCTAACTTACAACAAATTGTCGATTTCTTATGA
- a CDS encoding ATP-grasp domain-containing protein: METIIVTGIGGNVGQGVLRNIRDSFPDINIIGIDIATFTPGNYLCNKTYKVPYAYDLNYVTTIQQIVETEKVNLIIPTTDYEIYYISLNQQKINCKVAVSNADIAKIYLDKYETYKHHFSNNIPFATTWSIHDYNNQASSIIAKPREGRGSRGVLKNPNNLEGLSDDYIIQPLIEGVEITTAVYITQQNKIHGIFTMERELTNGTTSKSKVTTIYDEELLKIVKKMVAFNKLRGSFNIQSIVTNDGDIIPFEINCRISGTNSIRHKLGFQDVKYTIQEYLYNEEPEKPNPIQGVATRILLDIIYPDATNEEKLNNSSSKHIIY, from the coding sequence ATGGAAACAATAATCGTTACAGGAATTGGTGGTAATGTTGGGCAAGGTGTACTTAGAAATATTAGAGATTCCTTTCCAGATATAAATATTATTGGAATAGATATTGCAACATTTACACCAGGAAACTATCTGTGTAATAAAACCTATAAAGTTCCATATGCTTATGATTTAAACTATGTTACAACAATTCAACAAATAGTTGAGACAGAAAAAGTAAATTTAATTATACCCACAACAGATTATGAAATTTATTATATTTCATTAAACCAACAAAAAATAAACTGTAAAGTAGCAGTAAGCAATGCAGATATTGCAAAGATATATTTAGATAAGTACGAAACTTACAAACATCATTTCTCTAATAATATTCCATTTGCAACAACATGGAGTATTCATGATTATAATAACCAAGCATCATCAATTATTGCAAAACCCAGAGAAGGTCGCGGCTCAAGAGGTGTTCTGAAAAACCCAAATAATTTAGAAGGATTAAGTGATGATTATATCATTCAACCATTAATTGAAGGTGTTGAGATTACAACAGCAGTTTATATTACTCAACAAAATAAAATACATGGTATTTTTACAATGGAAAGAGAATTGACAAACGGCACAACTTCGAAATCTAAAGTAACTACAATATATGATGAAGAACTGTTAAAGATTGTAAAGAAGATGGTTGCATTCAACAAATTAAGAGGTAGTTTTAATATACAAAGTATTGTTACAAACGATGGAGACATTATCCCATTTGAAATTAATTGCAGAATTTCTGGAACAAACTCAATAAGACATAAATTAGGATTTCAGGATGTAAAGTATACAATACAAGAATATTTATATAATGAAGAACCAGAGAAGCCAAATCCTATACAAGGAGTTGCAACACGAATCTTATTAGACATAATTTACCCAGATGCTACAAACGAAGAAAAACTAAATAACTCATCTTCAAAACATATAATATATTAA
- a CDS encoding glycosyltransferase family 2 protein produces the protein MKGKISLAVPVYFEEEVILQFLKETKEVLDKTTYDYEYVFVDDGSKDKTVEILKEQAKANNKIKLIVLSYNQGKAVAVSTAIAHATGNYILYMDPDLQDPPKEIPRFIEKIEEGYDLVWGIRNEKKDSFVNTIFSKVFWGTLNKFTGLNIPKGIAVMRMFNRDFADEFIQYKESNRFIEGIFINISKHWTTINIDQRERFAGTSKFNFKRKMNLAFDAIFDYSELPLKITVRVGAVISLLSIMSLFIILILKLFFIDFQSGWPSIIASIILGIGLQLFFLGIVSLYVGKIYKEVKQRPLASIKSKINIE, from the coding sequence ATGAAAGGGAAAATATCATTAGCAGTTCCAGTTTATTTTGAAGAGGAAGTAATACTACAGTTTCTAAAAGAGACGAAAGAAGTATTAGACAAAACAACTTATGACTATGAATATGTTTTTGTTGATGATGGAAGCAAAGATAAAACTGTAGAAATTCTTAAAGAACAAGCCAAAGCAAACAATAAAATCAAACTTATTGTATTGTCTTACAATCAAGGTAAAGCAGTTGCTGTTTCAACAGCAATAGCACATGCCACTGGAAATTATATTTTATATATGGATCCAGACTTACAGGACCCACCAAAAGAAATACCAAGATTTATTGAAAAGATAGAAGAAGGATATGATTTAGTTTGGGGCATCAGAAATGAAAAAAAGGATTCTTTTGTAAATACAATATTTTCTAAAGTTTTTTGGGGCACCTTAAACAAATTTACAGGACTAAATATTCCAAAAGGAATAGCTGTGATGAGGATGTTTAATAGAGATTTTGCAGATGAATTCATACAATACAAAGAATCTAATAGATTTATAGAAGGTATTTTTATTAATATTTCTAAACATTGGACAACCATAAATATCGACCAAAGAGAAAGATTCGCAGGCACATCAAAATTTAATTTTAAACGAAAAATGAATCTTGCTTTTGATGCAATTTTTGATTATTCAGAACTACCATTAAAAATAACTGTACGCGTTGGAGCAGTAATTTCACTATTAAGTATAATGAGTCTATTTATTATACTAATTCTGAAATTATTTTTTATTGACTTTCAATCTGGTTGGCCATCTATCATAGCAAGTATAATCTTAGGAATAGGCTTACAACTCTTTTTTCTAGGTATAGTTTCTTTATATGTTGGGAAAATATATAAAGAAGTAAAGCAAAGACCATTAGCTTCTATCAAATCAAAAATTAATATAGAATGA
- a CDS encoding acetyltransferase codes for MKTLAIIGSGDLGQQIAYYAIADKHYSNIVFFDDFETKEEIKGYKILGNTEDIESCYQQKLFDELIIGIGYKHLQKRKELYDRFDKRIPFGKIIHSTVWQDPSAIIKQGCVIYPSCSIDANVNILENTILNIGCTIAHDTKIGKHCFLSPRVALAGFINIEEQCIIGINATVIDNLTVIRNTQIGGGTVVINNIEKPGLYVGNPYRFIR; via the coding sequence ATGAAAACCTTAGCTATAATTGGGTCTGGCGATTTAGGTCAGCAAATAGCATACTATGCCATTGCAGATAAACATTATAGCAATATTGTTTTCTTCGATGATTTTGAAACTAAAGAAGAAATAAAAGGATATAAAATATTAGGCAATACAGAAGATATAGAATCGTGCTACCAACAAAAATTATTTGATGAACTAATAATAGGTATAGGATATAAACATCTACAAAAAAGAAAAGAATTGTATGATAGGTTTGATAAAAGAATACCATTTGGAAAAATAATACATTCTACCGTTTGGCAAGACCCAAGTGCAATAATAAAACAAGGATGTGTTATTTACCCATCATGTTCTATAGATGCAAATGTAAATATATTAGAGAATACAATTTTAAATATAGGTTGTACTATCGCTCATGATACAAAAATTGGGAAGCATTGCTTCTTATCACCAAGAGTTGCTTTAGCTGGTTTCATTAACATAGAAGAACAATGTATAATAGGCATAAATGCAACTGTAATTGATAATTTAACAGTGATAAGAAATACACAAATAGGAGGCGGAACTGTGGTGATTAATAATATAGAAAAACCAGGTTTATATGTTGGTAATCCATATAGATTTATACGATGA